The Triticum aestivum cultivar Chinese Spring chromosome 7B, IWGSC CS RefSeq v2.1, whole genome shotgun sequence genome window below encodes:
- the LOC123161185 gene encoding histone-lysine N-methyltransferase ATXR3 isoform X3, whose product MGDGGIACAVPPQRAVEGFRADALVRGEAMPDKGEKAAHGHHHHHHHHHRKHYSASAADLEEGELLLNGEADNTRDLDRTIPPKKWRKLLPSSPAAELEPGEIVIMQSEPTRKIRRNVELDKTEFVPVTQRKGKSDKIGRKSNKDVVEPAEVTPLGKKRDRDYSGKICSSAHIREDGKKGTSRDSDEEPGEIKPESSSTGSARKSQAVEPESNHRKHQAETFTQSGSKSRRKREPKTSSAGKHLSGRNHDISPQIRDRHDRLERSPGILGRFPHDRIRHERSPGRTERSPRDRDRGRHCDNRDRSPYISPRHRARPAHHRDNTPNHIDNSPRGRTQHEDIRDRTPLSHDKSPSERGRTTDSHEASKKSRGAKLESNNLENVPHKNKSMKQPTKSNSGSNIKSEERISKGKASEGVQCTELLPPPPPPPPPPLPPNMPPPLPPPPVPEQLNDLAEDASMEEDMDICDTPPHTSEAPELSTEPTIIMGKWFYLDQFGVEQGPSKLADLKKLVEDGYLLSDHLIKHADSNRWVTVENAASPLVPSDIPSVYVDLSSQKVSPPEAPGNLLDEAREGAALLAWSAEDEEEASEEQKEDLYIDNRVEALMYGATMVDGHELDILGEVLDAHFEPVDWERCSYPEDFPRFQGQSARDDGINRSIGFVSGVGPVGREKFYHNVECSEWFSGRWSCKGGDWKRNDEFNQDKPYRKKLVLNEGYALYQMLKGNHEDPRWHCKEDLYYHVPAKKLDLPLWAFSSTEEDTDSVDDASAIIPGRLCQNQIRQLPKGVKGMTLPVVKINARVVKDQSSIEPCIKSRAAERSLSRSSRSHSTGTDRNSVHEGLSHFKKHHEHDLQSLQKSKSVPNIPEDHVCTVEELSVKLGDWYYMDGTGHEHGPFSYVVKDIKSESAARDGGPRSSDSTSALVEQSNTVVNHGAGRFHELHPQFVGYTRGKLHELVMKYFKSRELTLAINEVLDPWIAAKQPKKEIEMNFLNNSASRKILPVPFFGISAEDAGSVKRARLLPNQSDEDINMYEDILASQNDDCSFEELCHDAALVEENSTNSVAGSDSWGLLNVHVLARIFHFLRADMKSLISSAATCKLWNTGVQYYRNTCRFVDLSSVGLQCTDSVFHGIMAGYEKQNIRTLILVGCSNLSSLALGEVLVQFPNICYVHIQGCSQLWDMKSRFHHIKWIKSSLNPEESLQKIKSLKQIDDGNDYASKVARNLTSQLGGSDELDGYFADISNRENANLSFGQGFYKRSKWLDARKSSAVLSKDAQLRRLMQRKAENSYRKMEEFVINRLREIMKSSRFDFFIPKVAKIEGRLKSGYYARHGFSSLKNDIRSMCRDALRSKGRSDLGDMKQIVVSFIQLAKRLGNPRLISERDGAVAQKDNSDTSQYSSDAKLKKKQNKTTGERRGGNWATASAGADASSRAFDREIKRSLSKLKKMDVDSGSETSDDDDGYSEGDETESETTVSDTESDLDSNSAAWDLRGNSMKLFESGDSVGDDRGWGARMTKASLVPPVTRKYEVIEKYLIVADEEEVQRKMRVALPDDYSEKLLSQKNGTENLEIPEVKDYQRRKVPGDEVLEQEVYGIDPYTHNLLRDIMPADVGLSSADKHTFIEELLLNTLNKQVRDFTGSGNTPMVYPLKPVIEEIQKSAEESGDRRIAKMCLGMLKAMRSRPEHNYVAYRKGLGVVCNKKGGFGMDDFVIEFFGEVYPSWRWYEKQDGIKHIQNNSEDQAPEFYNIMLERPKGDRDGYDLVFVDAMHKANYASRICHSCNPNCEAKVTAVDGQYQIGVYTVRPIAEGEEITFDYNSVTESKEEHEASVCLCGSQVCRGSYLNFSGEGAFEKVLMEFHGVLDRHSLLLQACEANTVSQQDLIDLGRAGLGTCLLAGLPGWLVAYTAQLVRFIFFERQKLPNEIFKHNMEEKRQFFTDINMDSERNDAEVQAEGVLNSRLQHLTHTLDKVRYVMRCIFGDPKNAPPPLVRLTGRSLVSAIWKGEGSLVDELLQSIEHHVDEDVLTDLKDKIRLRDPSDSEDIEGDIRNSLLWLRDELRTLSCTYKCRHDAAADLIHMYAYTKCFFRARDYKTVKSPPVHISPLDLGPKYADKLGPGFHEYSKTYPENYCLAQLIYWYSQNAEPESRLTRARKGCMSLPDVSSFYVKSVKPTQERVYGTRTVRFMLSRMEKQAQRPWPKDRIWVFKSDPRFFGTPMMDAVLNNNSPLDKEMVHWLKTRSNVFLG is encoded by the exons ATGGGAGATGGAGGAATCGCGTGCGCCGTCCCGCCTCAGCGTGCAGTGGAGGGCTTCCGTGCCGACGCCCTCGTGAGGGGAGAAGCGATGCCAGACAAGGGGGAGAAAGCAGCGCAcggccaccaccatcaccaccaccaccaccaccgcaagCACTACTCTGCTTCAGCTGCCGACCTCGAGGAAGGGGAGCTGCTGCTCAATGGAGAGGCAGACAACACACGGGACTTGGACAGGACCATACCTCCCAAGAAATGGCGCAAGTTGCTGCCTTCGTCGCCAGCTGCAGAGTTGGAGCCGGGGGAGATTGTAATCATGCAATCAGAGCCAACAAGGAAGATAAGGAGGAACGTGGAGCTTGACAAGACTGAGTTTGTGCCTGTGACGCAGAGGAAAGGTAAGTCTGACAAGATCGGGAGAAAGTCTAATAAAGATGTGGTGGAGCCAGCGGAGGTTACTCCACTGGGAAAAAAGCGGGACCGGGATTATAGCGGCAAGATATGTTCGTCAGCTCACATCCGCGAGGATGGGAAGAAAGGCACTTCACGGGATTCTGATGAGGAGCCTGGTGAGATTAAGCCAGAGAGCAGCAGCACCGGCAGTGCTAGGAAGAGCCAGGCAGTAGAGCCCGAGAGCAACCACCGCAAACACCAAGCTGAGACATTCACTCAATCAGGGTCAAAAAGTCGAAGGAAGAGAGAGCCAAAGACTTCTTCTGCTGGGAAGCATTTGTCTGGAAGAAATCATGATATCTCGCCGCAAATACGAGATCGGCATGATCGGCTTGAGAGGAGCCCAGGCATCTTGGGACGCTTTCCTCATGACCGCATACGCCATGAGAGGAGCCCAGGCCGCACGGAGCGCTCCCCACGAGACCGAGACCGTGGTCGTCACTGTGATAACAGAGACCGCAGCCCGTACATTTCACCACGACACAGAGCACGCCCGGCCCATCACAGGGATAACACACCGAACCACATTGATAATTCCCCTCGTGGGAGGACTCAGCATGAGGACATCAGAGACCGAACTCCGCTCTCTCATGATAAATCACCATCTGAACGTGGTCGAACAACTGACAGCCATGAAGCAAGTAAGAAGAGCAGGGGTGCTAAGCTTGAAAGCAACAACCTAGAAAATGTGCCGCACAAAAATAAGTCAATGAAGCAACCAACTAAGAGTAATAGTGGTAGCAACATAAAGAGTGAGGAGAGGATCTCCAAGGGGAAGGCATCCGAGGGCGTTCAATGCACTGAGTTGttgccaccaccgcctccgcctccacctccgcctttaCCACCTAATATGCCTCCTCCCCTGCCCCCGCCACCAGTACCTGAGCAGCTGAATGATCTCGCTGAAGATGCCTCAATGGAAGAAGACATGGATATCTGTGACACCCCACCTCACACCAGTGAAGCACCTGAACTCAGTACTGAGCCCACTATTATCATGGGGAAGTGGTTTTACCTTGACCAATTTGGTGTTGAGCAAGGACCTTCCAAGCTTGCTGACTTGAAGAAACTGGTAGAAGACGGATATCTTCTTTCTGATCATCTAATAAAGCATGCTGACAGCAATAGATGGGTGACTGTTGAGAATGCAGCTTCACCATTGGTTCCATCTGATATTCCCTCGGTGTATGTGGACCTTTCTTCACAGAAGGTTAGCCCTCCAGAAGCCCCAGGAAATCTGCTCGACGAAGCTCGAGAAGGAGCAGCTTTGTTGGCATGGAGTGCTGAGGATGAAGAGGAAGCTTCTGAAGAACAGAAGGAAGATCTCTACATTGATAATAGGGTCGAGGCACTAATGTATGGAGCTACTATGGTGGATGGACATGAGCTTGATATTCTTGGAG AGGTTTTGGATGCACATTTTGAGCCTGTTGACTGGGAAAGGTGTAGTTACCCTGAAG ATTTTCCTAGGTTCCAAGGCCAATCTGCAAGAGATGATGGGATCAACAGAAGCATTGGATTCGTCAGTGGTGTTGGTCCTGTTGGGAGGGAAAAGTTTTATCATAATGTTGAATGTAGCGAGTGGTTTTCTGGTAGATGGTCTTGCAAAGGTGGTGACTGGAAGAGGAACGATGAATTCAACCAAGATAAGCCTTACAGGAAAAAGCTTGTCCTGAATGAAGGCTATGCTCTTTATCAGATGCTAAAGGGCAACCATGAGGATCCCCGCTGGCACTGCAAGGAAGACCTCTACTACCATGTACCTGCTAAAAAGCTTGATCTGCCGTTGTGGGCATTCTCATCAACAGAAGAGGAcactgacagtgttgatgatgcTAGTGCTATTATACCTGGAAGGTTGTGCCAGAATCAGATTAGACAACTTCCAAAGGGAGTGAAAGGGATGACGCTTCCAGTTGTTAAGATAAATGCTCGGGTTGTCAAGGATCAGTCCTCTATAGAACCATGCATAAAGTCCAGAGCAGCTGAGCGGTCACTTTCTAGATCTTCACGCTCCCACTCAACTGGAACTGATAGGAATTCTGTTCATGAAGGTTTGTCTCATTTCAAGAAACATCATGAACATGATTTACAAAGTCTGCAGAAGTCCAAGTCTGTTCCAAACATCCCAGAGGATCATGTTTGCACTGTTGAAGAATTGTCAGTCAAACTGGGTGACTGGTACTACATGGATGGAACTGGACATGAGCATGGCCCATTTTCTTACG TTGTTAAGGATATAAAATCTGAGTCTGCTGCTCGCGATGGAGGGCCAAGAAGTTCAGATTCTACTTCTGCTCTTGTGGAGCAGTCCAACACTGTTGTGAACCATGGAGCTGGTAGGTTCCATGAGTTGCACCCCCAGTTTGTGGGTTATACACGTGGTAAGCTGCATGAACTAGTCATGAAGTATTTCAAGAGCAGGGAGCTTACTTTAGCCATAAACGAGGTCTTGGATCCATGGATCGCAGCAAAGCAGCCCAAAAAGGAAATAGAAATGAACTTTCTTAACAATTCAGCTTCAAGGAAAATCCTGCCAG TTCCCTTTTTTGGCATTTCTGCAGAAGATGCTGGGTCTGTAAAAAGGGCAAGGCTGCTACCTAATCAAAGTGATGAAGATATCAATATGTATGAGGACATCCTTGCCAGTCAGAATGATGACTGCTCTTTTGAAGAATTATGTCATGATGCTGCTCTTGTTGAAGAGAACTCTACTAATTCCGTAGCTGGAAGTGACAGCTGGGGTTTACTGAATGTGCATGTGTTAGCAAGAATCTTCCATTTTCTGAGGGCGGACATGAAATCACTGATTTCTTCTGCAGCTACCTGTAAGCTCTGGAACACTGGTGTTCAGTACTACAGGAACACATGTAGATTTGTTGATTTGTCTTCTGTTGGCCTTCAGTGCACCGATTCTGTGTTTCATGGTATTATG GCTGGTTATGAGAAGCAAAATATAAGAACACTGATTTTAGTTGGGTGTTCAAATCTGAGCTCTCTTGCCCTTGGGGAAGTACTAGTGCAGTTTCCGAACATATGTTATGTGCACATTCAGGGTTGCAGTCAGCTATGGGATATGAAAAGCAGATTTCACCATATTAAATGGATTAAGAGCTCTTTGAATCCTGAGGAGTCACTCCAGAAAATTAAAAGCCTGAAGCAGATAGATGATGGAAACGATTATGCATCCAAAGTTGCAAGGAACTTGACCAGTCAGCTGGGTGGTTCTGATGAACTTGACGGCTATTTTGCTGATATCTCAAATAGAGAGAATGCCAATCTTTCCTTTGGGCAAGGTTTCTATAAACGATCAAAATGGCTTGATGCTAGAAAGTCCTCTGCTGTTTTGTCGAAGGATGCACAACTAAGGCgtttgatgcagaggaaggccgaGAATAGCTACCGGAAGATGGAAGAGTTTGTCATCAATAGATTGAGAGAAATCATGAAGAGCAGCAGATTTGATTTCTTCATTCCAAAG GTTGCAAAAATTGAAGGTAGGTTGAAAAGTGGATATTATGCTCGGCATGGCTTTAGTTCTCTCAAGAATGATATTCGATCTATGTGCCGTGATGCATTGAG ATCTAAAGGCCGAAGTGATTTGGGAGATATGAAGCAAATTGTTGTGTCCTTTATCCAGTTAGCAAAGAGACTTGGTAACCCACGATTGATTTCTGAGAGAGATGGAGCAGTAGCCCAGAAGGACAATTCTGACACGAGTCAATATTCTTCAGACGCAAaactaaaaaagaaacaaaataaaactacGGGGGAAAGAAGGGGAGGAAACTGGGCTACTGCCTCTGCTGGTGCAGATGCTTCATCCCGTGCCTTCGACCGTGAAATTAAAAGAAGCCTCTCTAAATTAAAGAAAATGGATGTTGATTCTGGGAGTGAGAcatctgatgatgatgatggataCTCTGAAGGTGATGAAACTGAGAGTGAAACTACTGTTTCTGATACAGAGAGTGACCTTGACTCAAATTCTGCAGCATGGGACTTGAGGGGAAATAGTATGAAGTTGTTTGAATCTGGTGACTCTGTCGGGGATGATCGTGGATGGGGTGCTCGCATGACAAAAGCAAGCCTTGTCCCTCCTGTTACTAGGAAGTACGAAGTGATTGAGAAGTACCTTATTGTAGCAGATGAGGAGGAAGTACAACGAAAAATGCGGGTTGCTTTACCTGATGACTACTCTGAGAAGCTGCTCTCGCAGAAGAATGGTACTGAAAATTTGGAGATTCCAGAGGTTAAGGATTATCAACGTAGAAAGGTACCTGGGGATGAAGTTCTTGAGCAAGAAGTATACGGCATAGATCCATACACACATAATCTCCTGCGTGACATTATGCCAGCCGACGTTGGCTTGTCATCTGCTGACAAACATACCTTTATTGAGGAG CTGCTTCTGAATACTTTGAATAAGCAGGTTCGGGATTTCACTGGTTCTGGAAATACTCCTATGGTTTACCCCCTTAAACCTGTCATTGAAGAAATCCAAAAGTCTGCAGAGGAGAGTGGTGATAGACGAATTGCAAAGATGTGCCTTGGAATGCTAAAGGCCATGAGGAGCCGGCCTGAACATAACTATGTTGCTTATAGAAAG GGTCTTGGAGTTGTTTGCAACAAAAAGGGTGGATTTGGCATGGATGACTTTGTTATCGAGTTCTTCGGGGAG GTTTACCCTTCTTGGAGATGGTATGAGAAGCAAGATGGTATTAAACATATACAAAACAACAGTGAAGATCAAGCTCCTGAGTTTTATAACATTATGTTAGAAAGACCAAAG GGGGACCGTGATGGATATGACTTGGTTTTTGTTGATGCTATGCACAAGGCTAACTATGCGAGCAGAATCTGTCATTCATGTAACCCCAACTGTGAAGCAAA AGTGACTGCTGTGGATGGTCAATACCAGATTGGAGTCTACACTGTTAGGCCGATTGCAGAAGGCGAGGAAATCACTTTTGATTACAACTCTGTAACTGAG AGTAAGGAAGAGCATGAAGCATCGGTTTGCCTCTGTGGAAGTCAAGTATGCCGGGGCAGCTATTTAAATTTTTCTGGAGAGGGAGCTTTCGAGAAG GTGTTAATGGAATTCCATGGTGTGCTTGATCGACACAGTTTGCTGCTACAGGCTTGCGAAGCAAACACTGTCTCCCAACAAGACTTGATTGACTTGGGTAGAGCTGGTCTTGGTACCTGTTTGCTTGCTGGTTTGCCTGGGTGGCTTGTTGCTTACACGGCCCAGCTG GTGCGGTTTATATTCTTCGAGAGGCAGAAACTTCCTAATGAGATCTTTAAGCACAACATGGAAGAGAAACGCCAGTTTTTTACAGATATAAATATGGATTCCGAGAGGAATGATGCTGAGGTTCAG GCTGAGGGTGTATTAAATTCTAGATTACAGCATTTAACTCATACACTTGATAAG GTAAGGTATGTTATGAGATGTATATTCGGGGACCCCAAGAATGCCCCCCCTCCTCTGGTGAGGCTTACCGGGAGAAGTCTAGTGTCTGCCATCTGGAAAGGGGAAGGCTCATTAGTTGATGAGCTCCTTCAGTCAATTGAACATCATGTTGACGAAGATGTACTTACCGATCTCAAGGACAAAATTCGGCTTCGTGATCCATCTGATTCTGAAGACATCGAGGGAGACATCCGAAATTCTCTGTTATG GTTGCGTGATGAGTTGCGAACTCTTTCATGCACATACAAGTGCCGGCATGACGCTGCTGCTGATTTGATTCACATGTATGCTTACACAAAGTGTTTCTTCAGAGCCCGA GACTACAAGACCGTAAAGTCTCCACCAGTTCATATCAGTCCTCTTGATTTAGGTCCCAAATATGCTGATAAACTGGGACCAGGTTTCCACGAGTACAGCAAGACGTACCCAGAGAACTATTGCTTAGCACAGCTTATCTATTGGTACAGCCAGAATGCAGAACCCGAATCTAGACTGACAAGAGCTAGAAAGGGTTGTATGTCATTACCAGATGTGTCCTCTTTCTATGTAAAGTCTGTAAAGCCAACTCAAGAGCGAGTTTATGGCACCAGAACTGTGAGATTCATGCTATCACGGATG GAGAAACAGGCCCAACGTCCATGGCCGAAGGACCGGATATGGGTGTTCAAGAGCGACCCAAGATTCTTTGGCACTCCAATGATGGATGCTGTGCTGAATAACAATTCTCCTCTTGATAAGGAGATGGTGCATTGGCTAAAGACAAGATCGAACGTTTTCCTAGGGTAG